From the Labrus mixtus chromosome 17, fLabMix1.1, whole genome shotgun sequence genome, one window contains:
- the clic3 gene encoding chloride intracellular channel protein 3 → MAEVPQIELFVKASFDAEGVGNCPFSQRIFMILWLKGISFKITTVDMTRAPPVLKALAPGSQPPFLLYNDEVKTDTNKIEEFLEKTLAPPQYPKLCCQYKESTGAGEDIFRKFSAYIKNPNPALNDMLEKKFLSTLVKLNLHLESPLPHELDNNPNATMSSRRFLDGDSLTLADCNLLPKLNIVKVVCKHYRNFDIPTELKGLTRYLENAYKQDEFRYTCPPDKEIIKAYHSVAVYLNKHLKR, encoded by the exons ATGGCAGAGGTCCCTCAGATTGAACTCTTTGTTAAG gCCAGTTTTGATGCCGAAGGTGTGGGAAACTGTCCCTTCAGTCAGAGAATCTTCATGATTCTTTGGTTAAAAGGGATCAGCTTTAAAATCACCACCGTGGACATGACAAG GGCCCCTCCTGTGCTGAAGGCTTTGGCTCCAGGCTCTCAGCCGCCCTTCCTGCTCTACAACGATGAGGTCAAAACTGACACCAACAAGATTGAGGAATTCCTGGAGAAGACCTTAGCCCCACCACA GTATCCAAAGTTGTGCTGTCAATACAAAGAGTCCACCGGGGCAGGAGAGGACATCTTTAGAAAATTCTCTGCATACATAAAGAATCCCAATCCTGCTTTAAATGATA TGCTGGAGAAGAAATTTCTTTCCACTCTTGTAAAGCTGAACCTTCACCTGGAGTCGCCTCTCCCTCATGAGCTGGACAACAACCCGAATGCAACTATGTCCTCACGCCGATTCTTGGACGGTGACTCTCTCACCTTGGCAGACTGCAACCTGCTGCCCAAACTCAACATTGTCAAG GTTGTGTGTAAGCACTACCGTAACTTTGACATCCCAACAGAGCTGAAAGGTCTCACACGTTACCTGGAAAACGCCTACAAACAAGATGAGTTCCGTTACACCTGCCCACCAGACAAAGAGATCATTAAGGCGTACCACTCTGTGGCAGTGTACCTGAATAAACACCTCAAGAGGTAG